A single Opisthocomus hoazin isolate bOpiHoa1 chromosome 1, bOpiHoa1.hap1, whole genome shotgun sequence DNA region contains:
- the LOC104326370 gene encoding fibronectin type III domain-containing protein 9 — protein MGITVQNVTGNTAMVIWPKMASCTDSFYSVMYHPNWNSVLSSYSRKSFQKEERVPASRSSFVVENLTPLTTYIVCVTCQSANPSSDQCRVFNTLERDPASTSNTKKELALGIWLTSSVLLLIIAAILLYGCLHLLCRRRHERLQGQNRTTEEDQGKVWTKTTAYALGELGRQSQMMQDTEEKHPGDIQLATIIANPSACKEPVTLASQSREQAPARGQCPVIN, from the coding sequence ATGGGAATAACCGTCCAAAACGTCACAGGAAACACAGCAATGGTAATTTGGCCAAAAATGGCCAGTTGTACCGACAGCTTTTACAGTGTCATGTACCACCCCAACTGGAACAGCGTGCTGTCGAGTTACTCGAGAAAGAGCTTTCAGAAGGAGGAGAGGGTGCCGGCCAGTCGTTCCTCCTTCGTTGTCGAAAACCTCACTCCGCTAACGACGTACATCGTGTGCGTGACCTGCCAGTCCGCCAACCCCTCCAGTGACCAGTGCAGAGTTTTTAACACACTGGAACGAGACCCAGCATCCACAAGCAACACCAAGAAAGAGCTGGCACTGGGCATCTGGCTCACCAGCAGCGTCCTGCTCCTCATCATCGCCGCCATCCTCCTCTACGGCTGCCTGCACCTCCTGTGCCGCAGGAGACACGAGCGCTTGCAAGGGCAAAACAGGACCACTGAAGAAGACCAGGGGAAGGTGTGGACCAAAACCACGGCCTATGCCTTGGGGGAGCTCGGCAGGCAGAGCCAAATGATGCAGGACACCGAGGAAAAGCATCCAGGTGACATCCAGCTGGCCACAATCATAGCAAATCCCTCAGCCTGCAAGGAGCCTGTCACGCTGGCCTCCCAAAGCCGGGAACAAGCACCTGCAAGAGGACAGTGCCCCGTGATAAATTAG